The following proteins come from a genomic window of Microbacterium sp. SY138:
- the hutU gene encoding urocanate hydratase produces the protein MAESTASDTTASDTTASAAPVSGPRVVRAARGNQRTAKSWGAEAAKRMLMNNLDPEVAEHPEDLVVYGGTGKAARSWDAYDVIVRTLDELEPDETLLVQSGKPVGVFRTHEWAPRVLIANSNLVGDWATWPEFRKLEELGLIMYGQMTAGSWIYIGTQGILQGTYETFAAVARSLGRDSLRGTLTLTGGAGGMGGAQPLAVTMNDGVVLIVDVDESRLVRRVEHGYLDEYTTDLDAAVARVLAAKDAAEALSVGVVGNAAEVFPELRRRGVPIDIVTDQTSAHDPLAYLPLGIAVADWKAEAERDPEEFTRRSRASMAAHVEAMVAFQDAGAAVFDYGNSIRAEAQLGGFARAFEFPGFVPAYIRPQFEEGRGPFRWAALSGDPEDIYKTDRAIAELFPEDAALHRWLEKAGEKVHFEGLPARICWLGYKERHLAGLKFNEMVASGELSAPIVIGRDHLDSGSVASPYRETEAMKDGSDAIADWPLLNALLNTASGASWVSLHHGGGVGIGRSIHAGQVTVADGTQLAAEKLERVLTNDPGTGVMRHVDAGYEHAREVARERGLKVPML, from the coding sequence ATGGCTGAGTCCACCGCATCCGACACCACCGCATCCGACACCACCGCATCCGCCGCTCCGGTCTCCGGACCCCGCGTCGTCCGGGCCGCCAGGGGCAACCAGCGGACCGCGAAGAGCTGGGGCGCGGAAGCCGCCAAGCGCATGCTGATGAACAACCTCGACCCCGAGGTGGCCGAGCACCCCGAAGACCTGGTGGTATACGGCGGCACCGGCAAGGCCGCCCGCAGCTGGGACGCCTACGACGTGATCGTGCGCACCCTCGACGAGCTCGAGCCCGACGAGACCTTGCTGGTGCAGTCGGGCAAGCCGGTCGGCGTCTTCCGCACGCACGAGTGGGCACCGCGTGTACTCATCGCCAACTCGAACCTGGTCGGCGACTGGGCGACCTGGCCGGAGTTCCGCAAGCTCGAAGAGCTCGGCCTCATCATGTACGGGCAGATGACCGCCGGATCCTGGATCTACATCGGCACGCAGGGCATCCTGCAGGGCACCTACGAGACGTTCGCCGCCGTCGCCCGCTCGCTCGGCCGTGACTCGCTCCGTGGCACGCTCACCCTCACGGGCGGAGCCGGCGGGATGGGCGGTGCCCAGCCGCTGGCGGTGACCATGAACGACGGGGTGGTGCTGATCGTCGACGTCGACGAGTCGCGTCTCGTCCGTCGCGTGGAGCACGGCTACCTCGACGAGTACACGACCGACCTCGATGCGGCCGTCGCCCGAGTGCTCGCCGCCAAGGATGCAGCGGAGGCCCTCTCGGTCGGCGTGGTCGGCAACGCGGCCGAGGTGTTCCCCGAGCTGCGGCGTCGCGGTGTGCCGATCGACATCGTGACCGACCAGACCAGCGCCCACGACCCGCTCGCCTACCTCCCGCTCGGCATCGCCGTGGCGGACTGGAAGGCGGAAGCCGAGCGCGACCCCGAGGAGTTCACCCGCCGCTCGCGTGCGTCGATGGCCGCTCACGTCGAGGCGATGGTGGCGTTCCAGGATGCGGGGGCCGCGGTGTTCGACTACGGCAACTCGATCCGTGCCGAAGCGCAGCTGGGCGGTTTCGCCCGTGCGTTCGAGTTCCCCGGATTCGTGCCGGCGTACATCCGCCCGCAGTTCGAGGAAGGACGCGGACCGTTCCGCTGGGCAGCGCTCTCCGGCGACCCGGAAGACATCTACAAGACCGACCGCGCGATCGCCGAGCTCTTCCCCGAAGACGCCGCCCTGCATCGCTGGCTCGAGAAGGCCGGCGAGAAGGTGCACTTCGAGGGGCTGCCCGCCCGCATCTGCTGGCTCGGCTACAAGGAGCGCCACCTCGCCGGACTCAAGTTCAACGAGATGGTCGCGTCGGGCGAGCTGTCAGCTCCGATCGTGATCGGTCGCGACCACCTCGACTCCGGCTCGGTGGCATCGCCGTACCGCGAGACCGAGGCGATGAAGGACGGCTCCGACGCGATCGCCGACTGGCCGCTGCTGAACGCCCTGCTCAACACGGCATCCGGCGCGTCCTGGGTGTCGCTGCACCACGGTGGCGGTGTCGGCATCGGCCGTTCCATCCACGCCGGTCAGGTCACCGTCGCCGACGGCACGCAACTCGCGGCCGAGAAGCTGGAGCGCGTGCTGACGAACGACCCCGGCACCGGCGTGATGCGTCACGTCGACGCCGGCTATGAGCACGCCCGCGAGGTCGCCCGCGAGCGCGGCCTCAAGGTGCCGATGCTCTGA
- the hutI gene encoding imidazolonepropionase, translated as MATLITNIAELTTNVATGDDPTGTLTDAAVLIEGERIAWVGAAAEAPTADEVVDAGERAMTPGFVDSHSHLVFGGDRASEFEARMAGQKYAAGGIRSTVAATRAASDDELRARLRGFLDEMLAQGTTTVEIKSGYGLSVADEERLVRLAAEVTPEVTFLGAHVVPAEYADRADEYVDLVTGPMLDACAAYAKWIDVFCETGAFTVEQSRRVLEAGIARGLAPRVHASQLGPGEGVRLAVELGAASIDHGTYLTDADIDALAGSDTVLTLLPGVEFSTRQPYPDARRLIDAGVTVALACDTNPGSSFTSSMPFCIAVAVRDMGMTPAEAVWAATAGGAKALRRDDIGVIAPGARADLVLLDAPTRIHLAYRPGVPLVRTVWKDGRTIG; from the coding sequence ATGGCAACGCTCATCACGAACATCGCGGAACTGACCACGAACGTCGCTACGGGTGACGACCCCACCGGGACCCTCACCGATGCCGCGGTGCTGATCGAGGGCGAGCGGATCGCGTGGGTCGGCGCCGCCGCGGAGGCGCCGACCGCCGACGAGGTCGTGGACGCCGGGGAGCGTGCGATGACCCCCGGATTCGTCGACAGCCACAGCCACCTCGTCTTCGGGGGCGATCGTGCCTCCGAGTTCGAGGCGCGCATGGCGGGGCAGAAGTACGCCGCCGGCGGCATCCGCTCCACCGTCGCCGCCACCCGCGCCGCGAGCGATGACGAGCTGCGCGCACGTCTGCGGGGCTTCCTCGACGAGATGCTCGCACAGGGCACCACGACGGTCGAGATCAAGAGCGGCTACGGGCTGAGCGTCGCCGACGAGGAGCGCCTGGTGCGCCTGGCCGCCGAGGTGACGCCCGAGGTGACATTCCTCGGGGCGCACGTCGTCCCGGCGGAGTACGCCGACCGCGCCGACGAGTACGTCGATCTGGTCACGGGTCCCATGCTCGACGCCTGCGCTGCGTACGCGAAGTGGATCGACGTCTTCTGCGAGACCGGTGCGTTCACGGTGGAGCAGTCGCGGCGCGTGCTGGAGGCCGGCATCGCGCGCGGACTCGCGCCCCGCGTGCACGCGAGCCAGCTCGGCCCGGGCGAGGGCGTGCGGCTGGCCGTCGAGCTCGGCGCGGCATCCATCGACCACGGCACGTACCTGACGGATGCCGACATCGACGCCCTCGCCGGATCCGACACCGTGCTCACGCTGCTGCCGGGAGTCGAGTTCTCGACGCGGCAGCCGTATCCGGACGCGCGCCGTCTGATCGACGCGGGAGTGACCGTGGCGCTGGCGTGCGACACGAACCCGGGCTCGAGCTTCACCTCATCGATGCCGTTCTGCATCGCGGTCGCCGTGCGCGACATGGGGATGACCCCGGCCGAAGCCGTGTGGGCGGCGACCGCCGGCGGCGCGAAGGCGCTGCGTCGGGACGACATCGGCGTGATCGCGCCCGGTGCCAGGGCCGACCTCGTGCTGCTGGACGCACCGACGCGCATCCACCTCGCCTACCGTCCGGGAGTGCCGCTCGTGCGCACCGTCTGGAAGGACGGCCGGACGATCGGCTGA
- a CDS encoding glycogen debranching N-terminal domain-containing protein, whose translation MTPTPPLQPLLDDAVIMLEAPTQAWSDDVGRMGTAPIHGIYHGDVRHIRSIETTVDGTALESIGCTSPVPQQALLTDLLRGLDDESADPKVRMDRDRRVAAGAFSERITVASHLGTPVPMTLTVRMVPGFAPMQQVKAGLAADAAWTWDGSVCRAGEASFALTAPEATVAEDGDALVLRWDVVVPPRGSAAVVWTVDLDDPSLVVTAALPSRAPQPTVPADSRAARWMKQAAADLSALRLALPAHPEDAFYAAGAPWFFTLFGRDSLWAARLALAIDPDMAASTLRVLARLQGTAHDASTAEAPGKIAHELRSGALSLPNEGVHLPPLYYGTVDATPLWVCLLADAHAEGMSEREVRALLPALRAALTWMTVHGDASGSGFIDYADESGHGLANQGWKDSGDSIQWRDGRLAEGPIALSEVQGYAYEAAIRGADLLDTFGEPGAAELRTWAADLRSRFRAAYWVTTPEGRYPAIALDAHGAPVDTLTSNIGHLIGTGILDPEEEQACAALLTAPSMSSGYGIRTMSTEAAGYWPLSYHGGSVWAHDTAIAVHGMMRAGLDTDARMVAEQLLDLAEGFEYRVPELHAGDALVPGGAPLPYPAACRPQAWSAAAAVVVAQALG comes from the coding sequence ATGACCCCCACCCCGCCCCTCCAGCCGCTGCTGGACGACGCCGTGATCATGCTCGAGGCACCGACCCAGGCATGGTCCGACGATGTCGGCCGCATGGGCACCGCTCCGATCCACGGCATCTACCACGGCGACGTGCGACACATCCGGAGCATCGAGACCACGGTCGACGGCACCGCGCTCGAATCCATCGGATGCACGTCGCCGGTGCCGCAGCAGGCGCTCCTGACGGATCTGCTCCGCGGGCTCGACGACGAATCGGCCGATCCGAAGGTGCGGATGGATCGCGACCGGCGGGTCGCCGCCGGTGCCTTCTCCGAGCGGATCACGGTCGCGTCGCACCTCGGCACCCCGGTTCCGATGACCCTCACCGTGCGCATGGTCCCGGGCTTCGCGCCGATGCAGCAGGTCAAGGCCGGGCTCGCCGCCGATGCGGCCTGGACCTGGGACGGATCCGTCTGCCGCGCGGGAGAGGCGTCGTTCGCGCTCACCGCCCCCGAGGCCACGGTGGCCGAGGACGGAGACGCCCTGGTGCTGCGGTGGGATGTGGTGGTCCCACCGCGAGGCTCTGCCGCCGTGGTCTGGACGGTTGACCTCGACGACCCCTCCCTCGTCGTCACCGCCGCGCTGCCGTCGCGCGCGCCGCAGCCGACCGTTCCCGCCGACTCGCGCGCGGCGCGCTGGATGAAGCAGGCGGCCGCGGATCTCTCCGCGCTCCGCCTCGCCCTGCCCGCGCACCCGGAGGACGCGTTCTACGCCGCCGGAGCGCCCTGGTTCTTCACGCTGTTCGGACGGGACTCGCTCTGGGCCGCACGGCTCGCGCTCGCGATCGACCCCGACATGGCGGCCTCCACCCTGCGCGTGCTGGCGCGCCTGCAGGGCACCGCGCACGATGCGTCGACGGCCGAGGCTCCGGGCAAGATCGCGCACGAGCTGCGGAGCGGCGCCCTCTCGCTGCCCAACGAGGGCGTGCATCTGCCGCCGCTGTACTACGGCACCGTCGACGCGACTCCGCTCTGGGTCTGCCTGCTCGCCGACGCCCATGCCGAGGGGATGTCCGAGCGCGAGGTGCGGGCATTGCTCCCGGCTCTTCGGGCGGCGCTCACCTGGATGACGGTGCACGGCGACGCGTCGGGCAGCGGCTTCATCGACTATGCGGACGAGTCGGGCCACGGCCTCGCGAACCAGGGGTGGAAGGACTCTGGCGACTCGATCCAGTGGCGCGACGGGCGCCTGGCCGAGGGCCCCATCGCGCTGAGCGAGGTGCAGGGCTACGCCTACGAAGCCGCCATCCGTGGTGCCGACCTGCTCGACACGTTCGGTGAACCCGGCGCGGCCGAGCTCCGTACGTGGGCCGCAGATCTTCGCTCACGCTTCCGCGCCGCCTACTGGGTGACCACGCCCGAGGGCCGCTACCCGGCCATCGCCCTCGACGCGCACGGCGCCCCTGTCGACACCCTCACGAGCAACATCGGACACCTGATCGGCACCGGCATCCTCGACCCGGAGGAGGAACAGGCCTGTGCGGCGCTGCTGACCGCACCGAGCATGTCGAGCGGCTACGGCATCCGCACGATGTCGACCGAAGCCGCCGGCTACTGGCCGCTGAGCTATCACGGCGGCAGCGTCTGGGCACATGACACCGCGATCGCCGTGCACGGCATGATGCGCGCCGGGCTCGACACCGACGCGCGGATGGTCGCCGAGCAGCTGCTCGACCTCGCGGAGGGCTTCGAGTACCGCGTTCCCGAGCTGCACGCGGGCGATGCCCTCGTTCCCGGTGGCGCGCCCCTTCCCTATCCCGCGGCCTGCCGCCCGCAGGCATGGTCGGCCGCAGCCGCGGTCGTCGTCGCGCAGGCTCTGGGCTAA
- a CDS encoding carbohydrate ABC transporter permease — translation MRRLSSKQLTWQIALYALLIILAVIYIYPFLIQVATSFKTDEDAASSGITLIPDVWTFAAYERLFRNSDFPSWFVNSAIVTIFVTAGRVFFNSLAGYALARLRFRGRGVVFAALVAVMSVPTVVLLIPKFLVINQLGIFNSYAGMILPLLVDAAGVFIMKNFFESIPESVEEQARIDGAGTFRLFWSVVLPMATPALVTIVILSFQGSWNELSHFIVSTNDPALTTLTKGVASLASGGLSQGTQYPLKLAAALIMTIPVAVMFFVFQRRIMNSTEGAVKE, via the coding sequence ATGAGGCGGCTCTCGTCGAAGCAGCTGACCTGGCAGATCGCGCTCTACGCGCTGCTGATCATCCTCGCGGTCATCTACATCTATCCCTTCCTGATCCAGGTCGCGACGAGCTTCAAGACCGATGAGGATGCCGCGTCCAGTGGGATCACGCTCATCCCCGACGTGTGGACGTTCGCCGCGTACGAGCGCCTGTTCCGCAACTCCGACTTCCCCTCGTGGTTCGTGAACAGCGCGATCGTGACGATCTTCGTCACGGCCGGGCGCGTGTTCTTCAACTCGCTCGCCGGGTACGCACTGGCTCGACTCCGCTTCCGCGGGCGGGGTGTCGTCTTCGCCGCCCTGGTCGCCGTGATGTCGGTGCCGACCGTCGTGCTGCTGATCCCCAAGTTCCTCGTGATCAACCAGCTCGGCATCTTCAACTCGTATGCCGGGATGATCCTGCCGCTGCTCGTCGACGCGGCAGGGGTGTTCATCATGAAGAACTTCTTCGAGTCGATCCCCGAGTCGGTCGAGGAGCAGGCCCGCATCGACGGTGCCGGCACGTTCCGGCTGTTCTGGTCGGTGGTGCTGCCGATGGCGACGCCGGCGCTCGTGACGATTGTGATCCTGTCGTTCCAGGGCTCCTGGAACGAGCTCAGCCACTTCATCGTGTCCACCAACGACCCCGCCCTGACGACCCTGACCAAGGGCGTCGCATCCCTGGCCAGCGGCGGACTCAGCCAGGGCACCCAGTACCCGCTCAAGCTGGCGGCCGCACTCATCATGACGATCCCCGTCGCCGTGATGTTCTTCGTCTTCCAGCGCCGCATCATGAACTCCACAGAAGGAGCCGTCAAGGAATGA